One Methylosarcina fibrata AML-C10 DNA segment encodes these proteins:
- a CDS encoding YfjI family protein: MSEYVSGIEELLNQTQGAGEMGEPGALAADVPNPIEIQPLRRPHQPAEPFPIDALGIKLKAAVEAVQAAVKAPPALCAQSFLAGAAVCIQGIADIRLHCSRIPLSEFFLTIAESGERKSATDNHAKRPHAAWQHEEYKLFKDALRQFQDEKEAFERARKDAIKEGKDCPLPEPSAPRMPMLFSEDPTFEGIFKLLETGLPSIGIFSDEGGRMLGGHAMNAENRLKTVASLSKLWDGAPIDRVRAGDGSRILYGRRCSVHLMAQPGAAALFLNDGVSADQGILSRFLIVHPESTKGTRSYVDIDLHNDPALLAYNATVDRLLRSWKWDQDTGELELRTVNLSAKARQMWIAYHDHIEGQQTADGPYRSITAFASKAAEHAARLAGILQLFDDPGAQTVDENHMVCGIRLTDFYLTEALRLRQLASENQDLILAEKLLEWFRAEGLRQIYPVKVYQEGPAAIRSKERAIPILKILEGHGYLSPISPDQAPEIDGKIRKQAWNINAYSPDEVLV; the protein is encoded by the coding sequence ATGAGCGAGTACGTTTCCGGTATTGAAGAATTGCTCAATCAGACACAAGGGGCAGGCGAAATGGGCGAGCCGGGTGCGTTGGCTGCTGATGTGCCGAACCCAATTGAAATCCAACCTTTGCGCCGCCCACACCAACCCGCCGAGCCGTTTCCTATTGACGCGCTTGGTATCAAGTTGAAGGCAGCAGTCGAGGCGGTTCAGGCAGCCGTCAAAGCGCCGCCCGCCCTATGTGCTCAGTCGTTTTTAGCGGGCGCGGCAGTCTGCATTCAAGGTATTGCGGATATCCGGCTTCATTGCAGCCGAATCCCACTGTCTGAATTTTTTCTTACAATTGCCGAATCCGGCGAACGCAAGAGCGCAACGGATAATCACGCGAAACGGCCTCATGCGGCTTGGCAGCACGAAGAATACAAGTTATTCAAGGATGCATTGCGCCAATTTCAGGATGAGAAAGAGGCATTCGAGAGAGCACGAAAAGATGCCATCAAGGAAGGCAAAGATTGCCCTTTGCCCGAGCCATCAGCTCCACGTATGCCGATGCTCTTCAGCGAAGACCCGACGTTTGAGGGCATCTTTAAATTGCTGGAAACCGGCTTGCCGTCAATCGGCATCTTTTCCGATGAAGGCGGTCGGATGTTGGGCGGGCATGCGATGAATGCTGAAAACCGGCTGAAGACTGTCGCATCCCTATCAAAGTTATGGGACGGCGCGCCGATAGACCGAGTTCGGGCCGGGGACGGCAGCCGGATCTTATACGGGCGGCGCTGTTCGGTTCATTTGATGGCGCAGCCGGGCGCGGCGGCTTTATTCCTGAACGATGGCGTTTCAGCGGATCAAGGGATTCTGTCTCGGTTTTTGATCGTGCACCCGGAGTCGACTAAAGGAACGCGCTCCTATGTTGATATAGACTTGCACAATGACCCGGCGCTATTGGCCTATAACGCCACCGTTGACCGATTACTGAGGTCGTGGAAATGGGATCAGGACACCGGGGAGCTTGAGCTAAGAACAGTCAATTTATCAGCAAAAGCCCGTCAAATGTGGATTGCTTATCACGATCATATAGAGGGACAGCAGACAGCCGACGGGCCTTATCGATCTATTACCGCATTTGCTTCCAAGGCCGCCGAACACGCGGCGAGATTGGCCGGAATCCTTCAGCTATTCGACGACCCAGGCGCGCAGACAGTTGACGAAAATCACATGGTTTGCGGCATTCGTTTGACTGACTTCTACCTGACCGAAGCGTTACGACTCAGGCAATTGGCAAGTGAGAATCAAGACCTGATTTTAGCTGAAAAATTACTGGAGTGGTTTAGGGCCGAGGGTTTAAGACAGATTTATCCCGTGAAAGTGTATCAGGAAGGCCCTGCCGCCATCCGAAGCAAGGAGCGGGCGATTCCCATTTTAAAAATCCTGGAGGGGCACGGCTACCTATCGCCTATTTCACCTGACCAAGCGCCGGAAATCGACGGCAAAATCAGAAAGCAGGCATGGAATATCAACGCTTATTCACCTGATGAGGTTTTGGTATGA
- a CDS encoding DUF5681 domain-containing protein — translation MADTKFKPGQSGNPKGREPGATPATKLRKAIADAMPEILAQLVEQAKAGDVAAAKVLIDRVCPPLKPQALPISLPVNGSLTEQGVEIIRATMAGQIPPDIGSQLITALAAQSKIIEVDELTRRVEALEAKQ, via the coding sequence ATGGCAGATACAAAATTCAAGCCCGGACAATCGGGCAATCCCAAAGGCCGGGAACCCGGAGCTACCCCGGCAACAAAACTTCGAAAAGCCATTGCCGACGCCATGCCGGAGATTCTGGCGCAACTGGTCGAACAGGCCAAGGCCGGAGACGTGGCCGCCGCCAAGGTCTTGATTGACCGGGTATGCCCGCCATTGAAGCCGCAAGCTTTGCCGATTAGCTTGCCCGTGAACGGATCGCTGACCGAACAAGGCGTCGAAATTATCCGGGCAACGATGGCCGGGCAGATACCGCCCGACATCGGCAGCCAGTTGATAACCGCCCTGGCGGCGCAATCGAAAATCATTGAAGTGGATGAACTGACTAGACGAGTGGAAGCCCTGGAGGCGAAACAATGA
- a CDS encoding YgiQ family radical SAM protein has translation MKLSTIASAPFLFGYRKYWAHRFGTAPMLPMSREEMDELGWDSCDIILVTGDAYIDHPSFGMALIGRLLEAQGFRVGIIAQPDWTSADDFRRLGRPNLFFGITGGNMDSMVNRYTSDKKIRSNDAYTPDGAAGKRPDRAVTVYSHRCREAYKDVPIVIGGIEASLRRIAHYDYWSDTVKKSVLLDSKADLLVYGNAERQIVEIAHRLALGEAISDLTGIRGTVHFVKEIPPGYAVRDSTELDRPGIVAPPQNPYQEQPACEAKAAAGEEPGESVVQFDRTLLRNRRAHTVIRLPAYEDVKDDPVLYAHASRVMHGETNPGNARPLLQQHGQRQVWVNPPPLPLTTKEMDGVYDLPYSRLPHKVYGKANVPAFEMIQHSVNIMRGCFGGCTFCSITEHEGRIIQSRSEDSIIREIEAIRDISPAFTGHISDLGGPTANMYRLACKDPKIEASCRKPSCVFPGICPNLNTDHTPLIRLYRRARALPGIKKIFIASGLRYDLAVTSPEYVRELVTHHVGGYLKIAPEHTEQGPLSKMMKPGIGTYDRFKEMFDKFSKEAGKEQYLIPYFIAAHPGTTDQDMLNLALWLKRHGFRADQVQAFLPSPMAIATAMYHSGKNTLHKVSRKSENIYIPKSVKQRRLHKAFLRYHDPNNWPLLREALNNMGRSDLIGNGKHHLIPSFQPKGTGTSPENGQRFRTKHTGQEAGLPGKNRVRKIRSQHPRAAKKR, from the coding sequence ATGAAATTATCCACCATAGCCTCGGCACCTTTTCTCTTCGGTTACCGCAAATACTGGGCCCATCGTTTCGGCACGGCCCCCATGCTGCCGATGAGCAGGGAAGAAATGGATGAACTGGGCTGGGACAGTTGCGACATCATTCTGGTGACCGGCGACGCCTATATCGACCACCCCAGCTTCGGCATGGCCCTGATCGGCCGTTTATTGGAAGCGCAAGGCTTCCGAGTCGGCATCATCGCCCAGCCCGACTGGACCTCCGCCGACGATTTCCGGAGACTGGGCCGCCCCAATCTGTTTTTCGGCATCACCGGCGGCAATATGGATTCGATGGTCAACCGCTATACGTCCGATAAGAAAATCCGCTCCAACGACGCCTATACGCCGGACGGCGCCGCGGGCAAACGCCCGGACCGGGCCGTCACCGTCTATTCGCACCGCTGCCGTGAAGCCTACAAGGACGTGCCGATCGTCATCGGCGGCATCGAAGCCAGCCTGCGCCGGATCGCCCATTACGATTACTGGTCCGATACCGTCAAAAAATCGGTCTTGCTCGACTCGAAGGCCGATCTTCTGGTGTACGGCAACGCCGAACGGCAAATCGTCGAGATCGCCCACCGGCTGGCGCTGGGGGAAGCCATCTCCGATCTGACCGGCATCCGCGGCACCGTGCATTTCGTTAAAGAGATTCCGCCCGGATACGCGGTCAGGGACTCGACCGAGCTCGACCGGCCCGGCATTGTCGCACCGCCGCAAAATCCCTATCAGGAACAGCCCGCTTGTGAAGCAAAGGCGGCTGCCGGCGAAGAACCCGGCGAAAGCGTGGTGCAGTTCGACAGGACTCTGCTCCGGAACCGGCGCGCCCATACCGTGATCCGTCTGCCCGCCTACGAGGACGTCAAGGACGATCCGGTTCTGTACGCCCATGCATCGCGGGTCATGCACGGCGAAACGAATCCGGGCAACGCCCGCCCCTTGCTTCAGCAGCACGGCCAGCGTCAGGTGTGGGTCAATCCGCCGCCGTTACCCTTAACCACCAAGGAAATGGACGGCGTCTACGACCTGCCCTATTCGCGGCTGCCGCACAAGGTTTACGGCAAAGCCAACGTGCCGGCGTTCGAAATGATCCAGCATTCAGTCAACATCATGCGCGGCTGCTTCGGCGGCTGCACCTTCTGCTCGATTACCGAGCACGAGGGCCGGATCATCCAGAGCCGCTCCGAAGATTCGATCATTCGTGAAATCGAGGCCATCCGGGACATCTCGCCGGCCTTTACCGGCCATATTTCCGACCTGGGCGGGCCGACCGCGAACATGTACCGGCTCGCCTGCAAGGATCCCAAAATCGAAGCTTCCTGCCGCAAGCCCTCCTGCGTGTTTCCGGGCATCTGCCCGAATCTGAATACCGATCACACTCCGCTGATCAGGCTTTACCGGCGCGCCCGCGCCCTGCCCGGCATCAAAAAGATTTTCATCGCGTCCGGCCTGCGCTACGATCTGGCGGTGACCTCGCCCGAATACGTCAGGGAGCTGGTTACTCATCATGTCGGCGGCTATCTGAAAATCGCCCCCGAGCACACCGAGCAAGGCCCCTTGTCGAAGATGATGAAGCCCGGCATCGGCACCTACGACCGCTTCAAAGAAATGTTCGACAAGTTTTCCAAGGAAGCCGGCAAGGAGCAATACCTGATTCCGTATTTCATCGCGGCCCATCCCGGCACCACCGACCAGGACATGCTGAATCTGGCCCTCTGGCTGAAGCGCCACGGCTTTCGCGCCGATCAAGTGCAGGCCTTTCTGCCGTCGCCGATGGCGATCGCGACCGCGATGTATCATTCCGGCAAGAATACTCTGCATAAGGTCAGCCGCAAGTCGGAAAACATCTACATCCCGAAAAGCGTAAAACAGCGCCGCCTGCACAAGGCTTTTCTGCGCTACCACGACCCTAACAACTGGCCCTTATTGCGGGAAGCGTTGAACAACATGGGCCGCAGCGACCTGATCGGCAACGGCAAGCACCATTTGATTCCGTCGTTCCAACCGAAAGGCACCGGCACTTCACCGGAAAATGGACAACGCTTCAGAACCAAGCATACCGGCCAGGAAGCGGGTTTACCCGGCAAGAATCGAGTACGCAAAATCAGAAGTCAACATCCGCGAGCCGCGAAAAAGCGGTAA
- a CDS encoding spermine/spermidine synthase domain-containing protein translates to MYKYDARLIHQSHDDDGILEIVESDGVRSLHFGTLSRQSSMSLAEPERLVLAYVRAMTAWLLFKESFETALIVGLGGGSLAKFLLHHFPECRLHAIEYRKSVVKIARSHFGLPLDPRLKIVIDDGGRFIRQRTETLREKFSLIFLDAFDQEGMAHSMRSIAFFDACKSLLKPDGILVLNLWTTDKPLYDACADWLDSAFNSKVLFLTVHDRGNTIGFAFNEGTPVYELNRLRSRALALEQHYLIEFPGFLKDFCRQNAGTLNHVIRK, encoded by the coding sequence ATGTATAAATACGACGCCCGTCTCATCCATCAGAGCCACGACGATGACGGCATTCTTGAAATTGTCGAGAGTGACGGCGTCAGATCGCTGCATTTCGGTACCCTTTCCCGGCAAAGCAGCATGTCTTTGGCCGAGCCGGAGCGGCTCGTACTGGCCTACGTGCGCGCCATGACCGCCTGGCTGTTGTTCAAGGAATCTTTTGAAACTGCCTTGATCGTCGGCCTGGGCGGCGGCTCCCTGGCCAAATTCCTGCTGCACCATTTCCCGGAGTGCCGGCTGCATGCGATCGAATACCGGAAAAGCGTGGTCAAAATCGCGCGCAGCCATTTCGGGCTGCCTTTGGATCCCCGCTTGAAAATCGTCATCGACGATGGGGGCCGTTTCATACGCCAGCGCACCGAAACTTTGCGGGAAAAATTCAGTCTGATTTTTCTGGACGCCTTCGACCAGGAAGGCATGGCGCACTCGATGCGCAGCATTGCTTTTTTCGATGCCTGCAAAAGTTTATTGAAGCCGGACGGCATCCTGGTTCTCAACCTGTGGACCACGGACAAGCCGCTGTACGATGCTTGCGCCGATTGGCTCGACAGCGCCTTTAACTCGAAAGTTCTCTTTCTGACGGTCCACGATAGAGGCAATACCATCGGTTTTGCCTTTAACGAAGGTACGCCGGTTTACGAGCTGAACCGGCTTAGGTCCCGCGCCCTCGCCCTTGAACAGCATTACCTCATCGAGTTTCCCGGTTTTTTAAAGGATTTTTGCCGGCAAAATGCCGGCACTCTCAACCACGTGATCAGAAAATGA
- a CDS encoding DUF2760 domain-containing protein, which produces MNTQYAIDLTLRPTTFDLWHVSLAGAVLLLALMLIIVLLAMVIGLSRSRKKAAAMPVPAPEPVVKVVEKIVEVEKLVPAPAPEPVILKEATPDAALQLLGLLQSQARFIDFIKEDLAGFSDADIGIAARVVHEGCNKTINEHFTLAPVRTEQEGGKISLPKGFDAASVRLTGNIVGEPPFTGTLVHKGWQVTSVRLPKLTQGHNASIIAPAEVEL; this is translated from the coding sequence ATGAATACACAATATGCAATCGATTTGACTCTAAGGCCCACGACCTTTGATTTGTGGCATGTCAGTCTGGCCGGAGCCGTTCTGCTGCTGGCGCTGATGCTGATCATCGTGCTGCTGGCAATGGTGATCGGGTTGTCGCGCAGTAGGAAAAAAGCCGCGGCAATGCCGGTTCCTGCGCCCGAACCTGTCGTCAAGGTGGTCGAAAAAATCGTCGAGGTGGAAAAACTCGTTCCGGCTCCCGCGCCGGAACCGGTGATATTGAAGGAGGCGACGCCCGATGCCGCGCTGCAGCTCCTGGGCCTTCTGCAAAGCCAGGCGCGCTTCATCGATTTCATCAAGGAAGACCTCGCCGGTTTCAGCGATGCCGATATCGGCATTGCCGCCCGCGTGGTCCATGAGGGTTGCAATAAGACGATCAACGAGCACTTTACCCTGGCTCCGGTAAGAACCGAACAGGAAGGCGGCAAAATCTCGCTGCCCAAAGGCTTTGATGCCGCTTCGGTGCGCTTGACCGGCAACATCGTCGGCGAACCGCCCTTTACCGGTACCCTGGTCCACAAAGGCTGGCAGGTGACCAGCGTTCGCCTGCCGAAGCTGACGCAAGGCCATAACGCCAGTATCATCGCCCCGGCGGAGGTCGAGCTATGA
- a CDS encoding Hsp70 family protein: MSEHDEKLNAERDDSAPSGVAAGPRFSVGIDLGTTHCVLSYAELGSLETDEFSQQVMDIPQLTSPGAVEERSQLPSFLYQAHSAELAEGSTALPWTAEPEYLVGEIARNLGSKTPIRLVASAKSWLCHAGVDCKAAILPAEAPEEVDRVSPFEATVAYLRHMHDAWRTLHPEAPLAEQDLVITVPASFDPAARELTVEAAKAVGLQQAILLEEPQAALYSWIEQSHGDWRNHVQCGDVILVVDIGGGTTDLSLIAVTERDGNLELTRVAVGDHILLGGDNMDLALAYTVKAKLEKDGKRLEPWQLQALTHSCRDAKEKIFTDLLIDQIPLVVANRGSSLIGGALRTELTREEVNKVLVEGFLPRVSVADRPLVRPRTGLRTTGLPYAQDAAITRHLAAFLGKQQSATDDLKDVNLPEHATFLHPTAVLFNGGVLKGKALADRLIEVLNSWLVAEGAPEARLLAGADLDLAVARGAAYYGYVRKGKGVRIKGGTAASYYVGVESAMPAVPGMAPELQALCIAPFGMEEGTQEELPEDEFGLVVGEPVRFRFFASTVRRDDRVGTRLDYWTDQELQELDEIEITLPEAGRRPGDIVPVHLCAAVTEVGTLELQAISQKDSGRWKIEFDVRAGDDQ, encoded by the coding sequence ATGAGCGAACATGACGAGAAATTGAACGCAGAACGGGACGACTCGGCTCCCTCCGGAGTCGCTGCCGGGCCTCGTTTTTCCGTCGGCATCGATCTGGGCACGACCCATTGCGTGCTGTCTTACGCCGAGCTGGGCAGTCTGGAAACGGACGAATTTTCCCAGCAGGTCATGGACATTCCGCAATTGACCTCGCCCGGAGCCGTCGAGGAAAGAAGCCAGTTGCCTTCGTTTTTGTATCAGGCGCACAGTGCCGAACTGGCGGAAGGTTCGACCGCTTTGCCGTGGACGGCCGAGCCGGAGTATCTGGTCGGCGAGATTGCCCGTAATCTCGGCAGCAAGACGCCGATCCGGCTGGTGGCCAGCGCCAAGAGCTGGCTGTGCCATGCCGGAGTGGATTGCAAAGCCGCGATTTTGCCGGCGGAAGCGCCCGAAGAAGTGGACCGGGTATCGCCTTTCGAAGCTACCGTCGCTTATCTGCGGCACATGCACGATGCCTGGCGGACTCTTCATCCCGAGGCGCCGTTGGCGGAACAGGATCTGGTCATTACCGTGCCGGCCTCGTTCGATCCGGCGGCGCGCGAACTGACGGTCGAAGCGGCCAAAGCGGTCGGACTACAGCAGGCCATTCTGCTGGAAGAGCCTCAGGCGGCGTTGTACAGTTGGATCGAACAAAGTCACGGCGACTGGCGCAATCACGTCCAGTGCGGCGACGTCATCCTGGTCGTCGATATCGGCGGCGGCACCACCGACCTGTCGCTGATTGCCGTGACCGAACGCGATGGCAACCTGGAGCTGACCCGCGTTGCGGTCGGCGATCACATTCTGCTCGGCGGCGACAATATGGACCTGGCCCTGGCTTACACCGTCAAGGCCAAGCTGGAGAAGGACGGCAAACGGCTGGAGCCCTGGCAGCTTCAAGCGCTGACTCACAGTTGCCGCGACGCCAAGGAAAAGATCTTCACCGACCTGTTGATCGACCAGATTCCTCTGGTCGTCGCCAACCGGGGCTCGTCGTTGATCGGCGGAGCGCTGCGTACCGAACTGACCCGCGAAGAAGTCAATAAGGTGCTGGTGGAAGGCTTTCTGCCCAGAGTCTCGGTCGCCGACCGGCCTCTGGTGCGCCCCCGCACCGGCTTGCGCACTACCGGCCTGCCGTATGCCCAGGACGCCGCGATTACCCGTCATCTGGCCGCTTTCCTGGGAAAACAGCAAAGCGCTACCGACGATCTCAAGGACGTCAATCTGCCCGAACACGCCACCTTTCTGCATCCGACGGCGGTCCTGTTTAACGGCGGCGTGCTGAAAGGAAAGGCTCTGGCCGACCGCTTGATCGAAGTGCTGAACAGTTGGCTTGTGGCCGAAGGAGCGCCGGAAGCAAGACTTTTGGCCGGCGCCGATCTCGATCTCGCGGTGGCGCGCGGTGCGGCCTATTACGGCTATGTCCGCAAAGGCAAAGGCGTACGCATCAAGGGCGGCACCGCGGCTTCCTATTATGTCGGCGTCGAAAGCGCGATGCCGGCGGTGCCGGGCATGGCGCCGGAACTCCAGGCTTTATGCATCGCGCCGTTCGGCATGGAGGAGGGCACCCAGGAAGAATTGCCCGAAGATGAATTCGGCCTGGTCGTCGGCGAACCGGTGCGTTTCCGTTTCTTTGCCTCGACCGTGCGCCGCGATGACCGGGTTGGCACCCGGCTCGATTACTGGACCGATCAGGAGCTTCAGGAACTGGACGAAATCGAAATTACCTTGCCGGAAGCAGGGCGCAGGCCGGGCGACATCGTCCCCGTGCATCTGTGCGCTGCCGTCACCGAAGTCGGAACCCTGGAGCTTCAGGCGATTTCTCAGAAGGACAGCGGCCGCTGGAAGATCGAATTCGACGTCAGGGCTGGAGACGATCAGTAA
- a CDS encoding thrombospondin type 3 repeat-containing protein translates to MSTKPLVEAFLLFLLFSASLPLSAAPAGTLDQSFDEDGKLITQAGADFSNADALIQQSDGKLVAAGVSRDIFTNERFSVVRYNADGSLDTGFGGTGIVNTDIGFGNAAALAAAQQEDGSLIVAGFSFNNTDNDFTLVRYTRSGVLDTGFNGTGIVITPVGSADDGAFAVVQDSSKTVTAAGFSRISGTDDFALVRYNLDGTLDTRFGSDGKVTTDFGQEGNDVAFALIRQSDGKLVAAGYSDNGNNEDFALARYNADGSLDTSFSRDGRVRTPVASGLDRALSVVQQSDGKLVAAGYSEKGDTHVIAVVRYNADGTLDKSFSKNGKVTTTIGSLDDRAYKVIQLPDGKLLVAGYTQAADDDANFVLVRYNSDGSLDTSFSGDGKLATNFGTSAAPGIDQAFAAVQQNDEQIVLAGASNAGGLQGFALARYRFDDEDSDGIKDSQDNCPANKNKDQADADNDGAGDVCDPDDDNDGVPDTEDACPFDPTETSDTDGDLTCNNADPDDDNDGVLDGEDPSPLVGMSGENNGDYFGYSVANAGDIDQDGFDDIIVGSPRSNPVLPGNNTPAGDAGSVIVYSGKTALPIQDLSFTGDAAGDQFGIAVAGAGDIDKDGVPDIVVGAHQADAVDPISQKLIKNAGRTLIYSGASGTRLFDFYGEAAGDSLGVSVAIVGDVDQDGFAEVLAGAWKADGSDAATGKKQTDSGAAYLYSGKTHLLLHKFQGENKGDYFGYSLTASDVDNDARPDLVIGAYRHDVPAGKKTLSNAGSAYIFSAVDFSLLRRLDGAHAGDRLGFAVAGIADVNDDAHADVLVGAPNEDAPNPTTHQKVKDSGTVHIFSGLDGALLDPLESDQPVNTDPQASALFGSAIHAAGDFNNDSVPDFVVGAYKYDAVIEGVKTANTGKVSVHSGKDGGLLFSADGHAKNGFFSFAVGGGGDQNQDGLSDIIIGTYKADPGNLNTLKPKTDAGVAEIIHGR, encoded by the coding sequence ATGTCAACAAAGCCACTTGTCGAAGCTTTCCTGCTTTTTCTGCTATTTTCCGCATCGCTTCCTCTCTCTGCCGCGCCGGCCGGAACTCTAGATCAAAGTTTTGACGAGGACGGCAAATTAATTACGCAAGCAGGCGCCGACTTTTCCAACGCCGACGCCTTGATTCAGCAATCCGACGGAAAGCTCGTCGCGGCCGGGGTAAGCAGGGACATCTTTACCAATGAACGCTTTTCGGTCGTGCGTTATAACGCCGACGGCTCACTGGACACCGGCTTTGGCGGGACGGGTATCGTAAACACCGATATCGGCTTCGGCAATGCCGCCGCATTGGCCGCCGCGCAGCAAGAAGACGGTTCCTTGATCGTGGCCGGATTCAGCTTTAATAACACCGATAACGACTTTACCCTGGTGCGCTATACTCGCAGCGGCGTTCTGGATACCGGCTTTAACGGCACCGGCATCGTCATCACGCCGGTAGGTTCGGCCGATGACGGCGCCTTCGCGGTTGTTCAGGACAGCAGTAAAACCGTGACCGCGGCCGGATTCAGCCGCATTTCCGGCACCGACGATTTCGCCCTGGTTCGATACAATCTGGACGGTACGCTGGATACCCGTTTCGGCAGTGACGGCAAAGTAACCACCGATTTCGGCCAGGAGGGCAATGACGTCGCTTTCGCATTGATCCGGCAAAGCGACGGCAAACTCGTTGCCGCAGGCTACAGCGATAACGGCAACAATGAAGATTTTGCCCTTGCCCGCTATAATGCCGACGGTTCGCTCGACACCAGCTTCAGTAGGGACGGCCGAGTCAGAACGCCGGTGGCGTCCGGACTGGACCGCGCCTTGTCGGTCGTCCAACAAAGCGACGGCAAGCTGGTTGCCGCAGGCTACAGCGAAAAAGGCGATACCCACGTCATTGCCGTGGTCCGCTATAATGCCGACGGCACCCTGGACAAGAGTTTCAGCAAGAACGGCAAGGTGACCACGACCATCGGCTCGCTTGACGACCGCGCCTATAAGGTCATCCAGCTCCCGGACGGCAAGCTCCTGGTCGCGGGCTATACTCAGGCCGCCGATGACGATGCGAATTTTGTGCTGGTCCGGTACAACAGCGACGGCAGCCTGGACACCAGCTTCAGCGGCGACGGCAAACTCGCCACTAACTTCGGCACGAGCGCAGCACCCGGCATCGATCAGGCTTTCGCCGCCGTCCAGCAAAACGATGAACAGATCGTTCTGGCGGGCGCCAGCAATGCCGGCGGCTTGCAGGGTTTCGCTCTCGCGCGCTACCGGTTCGACGACGAAGACAGCGACGGTATTAAGGACAGCCAGGACAACTGTCCCGCCAATAAAAACAAGGATCAGGCCGACGCCGATAACGACGGCGCAGGTGACGTCTGCGATCCCGACGACGACAACGACGGCGTGCCCGATACCGAGGACGCCTGCCCTTTCGACCCTACCGAGACCTCGGATACCGACGGCGATCTGACCTGCAACAATGCCGACCCCGACGACGACAACGACGGCGTGCTCGACGGGGAGGATCCCTCTCCGCTGGTAGGGATGAGCGGTGAAAACAACGGAGATTATTTCGGCTACAGCGTAGCCAATGCCGGCGACATCGACCAGGACGGCTTCGACGACATCATTGTCGGCAGCCCCCGAAGCAATCCGGTTCTTCCAGGCAATAACACGCCTGCCGGCGATGCCGGATCGGTCATCGTCTATTCCGGCAAAACCGCGCTTCCGATTCAAGATCTGTCCTTCACCGGCGATGCCGCGGGCGATCAGTTCGGCATCGCTGTGGCCGGTGCCGGCGACATCGACAAAGACGGCGTACCCGACATTGTTGTCGGAGCGCATCAGGCCGATGCCGTCGATCCTATCTCGCAAAAACTGATAAAGAATGCCGGCCGGACGCTGATTTATTCGGGCGCCAGCGGAACCAGACTGTTCGATTTTTATGGAGAAGCCGCCGGCGATAGCCTGGGCGTTTCGGTCGCCATCGTCGGCGACGTCGATCAGGACGGCTTTGCCGAAGTCCTGGCCGGAGCCTGGAAAGCCGACGGCAGCGATGCCGCTACCGGCAAGAAGCAGACCGATTCGGGCGCCGCTTATCTCTATTCCGGAAAAACGCACCTCTTGTTACACAAATTTCAGGGCGAAAACAAAGGCGACTATTTCGGCTATTCGCTCACTGCGAGCGACGTCGACAACGATGCCAGGCCGGACCTTGTGATCGGCGCTTACCGGCACGATGTGCCGGCAGGCAAGAAAACCTTGTCGAACGCCGGAAGCGCCTATATTTTCTCTGCCGTCGATTTTTCCCTGCTCAGACGCCTCGACGGCGCTCATGCCGGTGACCGGCTGGGCTTCGCGGTAGCCGGCATTGCCGACGTCAATGACGATGCGCATGCCGATGTTCTGGTGGGCGCGCCGAACGAGGATGCGCCGAACCCGACAACCCACCAGAAGGTCAAGGATTCCGGTACCGTTCACATCTTTTCGGGGCTGGACGGCGCTTTGCTGGACCCGCTCGAGTCGGATCAACCCGTCAACACAGATCCCCAGGCCAGCGCTTTATTCGGCAGCGCGATACACGCCGCCGGGGATTTCAACAACGATTCGGTTCCCGACTTTGTCGTGGGCGCTTATAAATACGATGCCGTCATCGAAGGCGTCAAAACGGCCAATACCGGCAAGGTGTCGGTACACAGCGGCAAGGACGGAGGCTTATTGTTTTCAGCGGACGGCCATGCAAAAAACGGCTTTTTCAGCTTTGCCGTAGGCGGAGGCGGGGATCAGAACCAGGACGGGTTGAGCGACATCATTATCGGCACCTATAAGGCCGATCCCGGCAACCTCAACACGTTAAAGCCCAAAACCGACGCTGGCGTCGCCGAAATCATCCACGGCAGATAA